The genomic window GTACTATATTCCTGGTTAAAGCAGCGCCAAAACTACACTTCGAACCATCTTCCATAATAACGCGTACTCCCCACAGTTTTTTGCCAATAGTCTGACCGAAGAAACCCTCAAAAAATGTAAAATAGGCTATAATCGTTAAAATATCTAAACCAAAGCCAACAATATTTACTATCGGCTCAATTGATGACCACAACCCAACAAAAGCTATAAAGAATCCAAAGACAAGCCCGACACCGAACTGGATGAATCTCAGCAACAATCCATCAACAACATGCGCAAAAAATCTATCAGTAATCGATGCATAGGTGTATTGAAAACCTAGCGACATTTTAATACACCCCATTTTATTTTACTTATTTACTCATATAAATTTTTCATGATAAAATTATTTTTTGGAAATTTTACAAACAAATAGAATTAGAATTTATATTTAAAATTTCTAGATTTAAAAATTATTTTTTCAAAAATAGAAGAATAAATGTAAGAAGGAGCAAGCTTATCAAATTAAAGATCTAAAACCACGATCTCGTACTCTTCTAGGTAATCGATCCTAACTACTTTTTTATTATTTTTCCGCCTAATCTCGAACTTTTTATCAGTCAATGGAGAATAAGCATTGACAGGCTCGATCTTCTCTGAGAATACTAGCTTTAAATCGCGTAGTGGAACTATTTTTCGTGGAGGCATTACTGTCTCGACGGTCCCAGACCAGCCTTTCTGCAACCCCATGTTGCCCCTTAATATTAAGCGTCTATCAAACGTGAGATTTAAAAGATGCACTATGACCTGTCCATTTCTAGTGTAAGCTTCGAGCTGTACTAAACCATCGGCTTCCAACCTGACTGGGGGCTCGCCACCAGCCCATAAAACAGAGCTAACAATTAAATTCTCGTAATCTGGAAGTCCAAGCCTCCAATACAATCTACCCAGCTGACCTGTAAAATATGCCACCTTCGCCTCCTCATTTATGACGACGGCAGGATTTCTAGTTACCGACCCCAGCAAAGGCGGAGAACGTCCATTCTCGTATTCAAAACCAAACTCGGTCGTAGGCTCTCCTATCCAGCCTAACACTTTCACTTTATCTCCAGCTTTTACCCTCGCATGCCAACCTATACTTGGCGAGGTACGCCCATCCGTAAATTCTCTATTAAAATCACCCCAGAGAATAAGCTGATTATCTAAGTTTCTTGTAACAGCGTGATCCTTTTCAACATAAACGTAACTCCATGGAAGATTTACAACACCGTTAAATTCGACATCAAACAAATCGCTTAGCTGGAAATCTTCAAGAACATTCCCCATCTCATCCATTAAAGACGTCAAGTAGGTTGCTACAACGCCCTTACCTTTTAACCTTGCAATGCTGGATGCCGCCTCTTTGCTCATACTTTGAGTATTAGCTAGAACTATTACAGAATAATCTTCAAGTTTTCCCGTATCGAGCTGCCAATCCGCGATATAATCGACTGGGAGCCCAGCCCAAGATAGAGCATAATAGAAGCCCCTGAAGCAATCTGTTACATGTTCTGGCTTGCTTCTACCGGCCCAATCTCTGGTCCTGTTAGAGTAGACAACGCCAGCATATCTTAAACGCTCCACGCCTTCCATGTATTCTTCAAGCTTTTCGATCTCCTCGTAAACGGGAGCTACAAAATCTAAAACTCGCTTGTCCTGTATAAAGGCAGAGCTAAAAACTAGGTATAGTGGGCTGCCTCCAGCTATAAAAGCTTCTCTAATACCTTGCCTAATGGCGATGGGCGTCGTAGATGTTGTTGTTAAACAGGTATGGAAGGAATTTCTAGATGCCCATACTTCTTTTCCATTGCTTGTTGCCAAGCTCAACTTAACCATTTCAGAGATAAAACCTGGTGGCTGATAATCAGACTCAGAGCACTCCGCGAATATGATATCGATGCTATCCCTAGCCAATTCTACTATTCTATTGGCTCTGCCTTTCCAGCCGGCGGGATGACTGTTGTAGATTAGGGGGAGCTTGGGGTTTCTGGATTTGATAAAGTTGTGAATTGCTTTAATAGCTTTAACGTTAACCATGTATCTCCATAAAATGCTTTCCCTATAGAATAGGCTATCCCATTCTTCTTTGGTGGGTAAGTCAATTTTCTTTTCTGCTTTAAATTTTTCCCTGCAGTAAGAGCAGAAGCATGCTCTCTCTATATCAGGCATATACCTAAAAGAATCTAAGAAAACGCCGTCAATATCGTATGATAGAGCCTCCCTAGCTTCTTCAAGAACATGATCTAAAAAGGGGCTATTCAAGCACATTAATGGCCATCTCATAGGTTTGCAGTTAAGATTTAGAGGATCTGTATCCATCGTTATTACTTCTCCACTTATTGAACGTTGAGCCCAGTCGGGGTGAGCACTGTAAAGCTCTGGATTGGCTGTATGGCCTATCATAACGTAGACTTTAATACCGTATTTTCTAGCTTCACTCGTAACTTCTCTTAACAAATCTCTATTCCCGAGCTTTTGAACGCGCCTAGTTATTCTACTATTATAATACGATCTACCCCAAGCGTCTCGCGCGAAGATGACGAGAGTATCTGCGTGGATTTTTCTAGCAGCCTCGACTATGGATTTTCCCGTTATCACTGGGAGATACTGTCCAAGCTTATCCTCAAAATTAAATTGTAGTATCCTAGCCATTGTTCAATACCTCTTTTAGCTCAACCTTCGAAGCTGCAAAATCTTCCACGATGGCGTCAGGACCGCCTATTCGAATCTTCCTACCATCAGCATCGATTACAAAATAGGAAAGACCTGTTGCCAAGTCTATGACTGAATCCAATATTATTCCTTCAACAACTCCTTCCTCGCTTTTTTCAACCCATCTACCTTGAAATACTCCATAAATTTTTCTCCCAGCCTTTAGGATTCGATCGGCTTCATGGAGAGCAAGTCTGAAAATGGTATATTTTGTGGGCAACGATAAAGGCTTATCTCTTATAACTTTACTCCTTAACCATCTATTAAAGAAATCATGCAGGAGATAATCCACTAAAACAGGTTCTTCTATGGTTAAACCATAGTCGGGTTCAACGCTAGGACCAAATCTTCTCTGTGCCAAAATAGCTATCTTAGAATCCGCGACAACTAGGAGATCTCCTGAAACAGCTTTCTTTATTTTACTTATTCTAGGAAGCTTTTTCTCATCGATATGCAAGCCTGGAACCTCGTAAACGATAATATAGATGTTTACTCCTCTCCTTCGAGCATCCTCGATGTCATCCTTAATATAGTTAATAAACACGGGATCGCCGCAAACAGCAAGGTCTATTTCAGCATTTTTAATAGTTTCCTTAAATTTAATCATTAATCCTTTAAAGCTCCTAAAAACCCATACTCCATACTTGCTAACAACTTCTCTAGGCTGAAGATTATATAGAACCTTCAAGCATTCACGTAGTATAGTATCGAATTCATCTCTGTAGATTTTCTCTAAAATAGCTGGGGAAACGGCTCTATAATAAGCGGGCTTACCCTTTCTTACTTCAACCAAGCCCTTTGAGGACAACCTTTTTAAGGCTGTGTGAACCTGCGGCTTGTGTAACCCAAGCTCGTCGACTAGCTGTGGCGTGGTAAGGGGGCCGCTCGTTAAAAGTGTAATGTAAACCTTTGCGTCAACCTTGCCTAAACCCATTCTCCTAAATAGAAGCTCAACAGGTTCGAAGTTCATTTTCCCAAGAAAATGTAAGTAAAATTTATTAATAACTTTTTCTATAGATTAATCGGGAATATGCCAATCTCGAAAAAAATTCTAGTTCTAGCGCTTGTCATAGTAATACTAATAGTCGGCGTTGCTGCGTTTTTCTTCCTACAGCAGCAAGCTCAACCAGCTAAGATAGTATGGGCTTCTACTCAGCTAAACCCGCCTAAGGAAAGAACATTCGTAGAAGATCCACTCCTGAAAGACTTTAAGGATGAAACTGGAATAGAGGTAGAATTTGTACCAATATCATATTCCGACTTGGCAACTAGACTAGAAGCAGAAATTGCATCAGGTAAGGTAACTATAAGCCTTGTAGGAGAATTACATGGTGGACTCGATTTATTTGCTTCAAAAGGCTTACTTGAAGATCTTACAAAGTATGGAACGCTAAGCGGTAGAACATTTCCACCAGTTTTAGAGCAGTATTCAAAGGTGCATGGAATTAAAGCTTACGTTCCATGGATGACCGCAACTTACGTAATGGTTGTAAACAAGAAAGCATTCGATTATCTTCCTGAAGGATTAACGAAAGAAGACGTTATGTCAGCCTCTGACAAATGGACTTATGACGCATTGCTAGCATGGGCAAAGAACATGTACGAACAGACTGGAGAAAAGAAGCTTGGATTCCCCGTAGGGCCTAAGGGATTATGGCATAGATTCCTCCATGGATACCTATACCCGTCTTTCACTGGTGCCCAGGTTAAAAACTTTGACAGTCCAGAAGCTGTAGAAATGTGGGAATACCTGAAAGAGCTATGGGAGTATGTAAACCCATCAAGCACCACATGGGATGCTATGGCTGAGCCGCTGCTAAAAGAAGAAGTTTTGATAGCATGGGATCACACCGCGAGAATTAAAGACGCTATAACAACTAAACCAGACCAGTTTATTGTAGTGCCGGTTCCAAGAGGGCCGAAAGGCAGAGGATTTATTCTAGTAGTCGCTGGATTAGCAATACCGAAAGACGCTCCCAATGCTGACGCAGCATGGAAGCTAATAGACTACTTAACAACGCCAGAAGTTCAAGTGAAAATCCTAGAAAACGTAGGCTTCTTCCCATCCACGAACGAAGCCGTAGGCGCAGTACCCTCAGGACCTCTCAAGGTAATGGCTGAAGGAGTAAACAAGCAGGTAGGTGCGAGCGACGCCGTATTAGCGATGATTCCAAGCTTAGGACCTAAAGGCGGAGACTTCACGAGAATATACAGGAGCGCGTTCGAGAGAATAGTGTTAAACAATGAGGATATTCAAACGGTAATAAGCGAGTTAGGTCCTCAGCTCATGGCATTATTCGAAGAAGTAGGAGCACCATTACCACCGCCCGACAGTTAAGGGAGCAACATGAAAAATAATAAAACCTTTCTGTTTTTTTCTTCTAAAATTATTCCTTACATTCTCCTGCTTCCCACAATCCTATACCTTTTAATCTTTATAGGTTATCCTCTTATTCAAGCAGTTATAATGGCTTTTCAAGATCCTAAAACTGGAGCCTTTTCGCTCGTCAATTTCAATACCTTATTTGAAGACTTCAATTTTTGGCAAGCTATAAAATATACCTTCCTCTTAGCGGCTATAATAATACCACTACAGGTCTTGTTTGCTCTAGGAGTCTCCCTATTGCTATATACTAAGTTTAAAGGATCAAACTATGTCCTATACTTTTTCATTATACCGTTAACCATCAGTGACGTAGCAGCATCCCTAATATGGTATAACATATTATCGGGTAGCGGATACCTCAATAAAATCCTTATAACGCTCGGCTTAATAGACAAGCCAATACACTTCTTCGGATACGCTTACAGGAACATGGAAATAGTAGCAATAGTGATCACAGAAATTTGGAGGGCGACGGCTATAGTGTTCGTCGTGTTATTCGCTGGCCTACAAATGATAGGGAAGGACTACATTGAAGCAGCCGAAGTATTTGGGGCGTCGACGCTGCAAAAGGTTAGGCATGTCATACTGCCAATGCTCAAGCCAAGCCTCCAGACAGCGCTAATAATTAGAACTCTTTTCGCATTACAAGTCTTCGCCGTGGTATGGATTCTAGCTGGCAGAGATATTCCAGTGCTCGCTGGCGAAGCTTATTACTGGCAGGTAGAGATTAGAAACCCAAATGTAGCTGCTGCATACGCCCTATTTATTGCGTTCTTCTCCATACTATTAGGCTATATCTATCTTAAAATGTTTAAAACTAGATATTTAGAGGCTGGTACAGGATGAGCAGAGTAGCACCAGGAGAAAAAACGCTAATTTTGAAAAAATTGGTTATATATGCTCTAGCAGTTATCGTATCATCTTGGATACTCGTGCCGCTAGCGCTTATTTTCATATCGGCTTTTGCGGTTCCAGAAGAATACTATGATTTAACCAGGATAATACCCACGAGCTTCACCCTAGAAAACGTTAACGCTCTCCTCTTCGTGTTAAAAGAATGGAAAGCCACGCTCAACAGCATAATCGTCGCCTTGCTGACGATAGCTATCAGCTTCGCGCTTGGACTACCAGCTGGCTATGCTCTAGCAAGGTATATATTCCCGGGGAAAGACATGTTCAAACTTTTGATAATATCGTTGAGAATGTTCCCCTTCATGATAATGGCCATACCCCTAACCATACTATACCTAAACCTTGGATTATCAGATACCCTGCTGGGCGTAGCTATAGCGCATACCTCGCTAGCCCTACCGTTCGTCGTCTTGATAACTTCCAGCATATTCGTGAGCGTGCCAGTTGAATATGAAGAGGCTGGAATGATTTTTGGGCTTACGAGATTCGAAACGTTTTTTAGAATAACGCTGCCGCTGATTCTCCCTGGCCTGGCTGCGGCTGCAATATTCACTTTCGTAATGTCGTGGAACGAAGTGTTCGTAGCTTCGGTGCTTACACTGGTTAATAGGACACTGCCAGCCGATATTCTAGTATCTGTGCTAGCCGCCCCAGATCCCTACAAGTTCGCGGCTGGATTCATAATGGTTTTACCTGCGATGATTTTCGTTTTTATAGCGAGAAAATATCTAGTAGCTATGTGGGGTATAACCTTAAGGTGAAATTTATGGTGGAAGTTAAGCTTGTAGATCTCACGAAAAGATTTGGAAAAGTTGTAGCGGTAGACCACATTAACCTAACAATTCATGACGGCGAATTCCTGGTATTTCTCGGGCCGAGCGGATGTGGAAAAACCACAACACTAAGGTGCATTGCAGGGCTAGAGATCCCGGAGGAGGGGCATGTCTATTTTGGAGAAGAAGACGTGACTTTCCTTCCGCCTAGAGAAAGAAACATTTCAATGGTTTTCCAAAGCTACGCTGTATGGCCCCACATGACAGTTTTCGACAACATAGCTTTCCCCCTGAAAATAAAAAAGTATCCTGAAAAAGATATAAAGAAGCGCATAGAGTGGGCTGCCAACCTGCTGAGAATCAGCGAATTATTAGACAGGTATCCGCATCAGCTATCGGGCGGTCAAAGACAGAGAGTTGCCGTAGCAAGAGCTATAGTCGTCGAGCCTAGGGTTCTGCTTATGGACGAGCCCTTGAGCAACCTAGATGCCCTGCTTAGAGTTTTGATGAGAAGCGAATTGAAAAAACTGCAGAAGCGGATCAAGGTAACGACAATTTACGTTACTCACGACCAGGTTGAGGCAATGACGATGGCGGATAGAGTAGCTGTCATGAACGAGGGAAGGCTAATGCAGGTAGGCACGCCGGAGGAAATCTATAATAAACCTGGAAACTTGTTCGTCGCAGGCTTCATAGGAAGCCCGAGAATGAACTTTTTCGAAGCGACGTTCACGGGAGAAGCATTAGATGCTGGGGATTTCAAAGTAAATATTCTACCCGAGTATAGGGCGATGCTAGAAAAATATGAGGGTAAGTCTTTAACGGTCGGCATTAGGCCGGAGCACGTGTATATACCTGAGAGATCGCCTACGGGCGTGCCGCAGCAAGAGCTTGAAGGAGTTGTAGACTTCGTCGAGCCCCTAGGAAGTGATACGATAATACACGTTAAAATAGGCAATAAATTGCTCTTGGCGAAAATCCCGGGTACCGTAAAAGTAGATTATGGGTCTAGAATCAAGATACTCGTGGATTTAACTCAGCTGCACGTTTTTGAAAAAGAAGCGACAAAAGCTATATTCTAGCAATAGGTGATTGAATGTTTGACCTGGCTGTTGTCATACCAACATATAACGTAGCGCACACGATAAACTACGTTGTTTATCAAGCCGCGCTAGGGTTGGAGAAATATTTCCCAGAAAGGAAATCTGTAATCTTTGTCTCAGATGGAGGCTCTACAGATGGCACCGTTGAAGTAGTTAAAGCATTTAAAAAACCAATAGGCTCGGACATTATCGTGGAAAGATATAAGGGAGTATTGGGCAAGGGAAGCGCTATTCTCCACGCCTTCCAACGGGTAAAAGAGATGGGCGTCAAAGCGCTGGCAATGGTAGACAGCGATCTAAGGAGCATACAGCCATCCTGGATTTACGCTCTTATACAGCCAATAATCGACGGATACGACCTTGTAACCCCATTAT from Thermoproteales archaeon includes these protein-coding regions:
- a CDS encoding RDD family protein is translated as MSLGFQYTYASITDRFFAHVVDGLLLRFIQFGVGLVFGFFIAFVGLWSSIEPIVNIVGFGLDILTIIAYFTFFEGFFGQTIGKKLWGVRVIMEDGSKCSFGAALTRNIV
- a CDS encoding TrmB family transcriptional regulator, which gives rise to MNFEPVELLFRRMGLGKVDAKVYITLLTSGPLTTPQLVDELGLHKPQVHTALKRLSSKGLVEVRKGKPAYYRAVSPAILEKIYRDEFDTILRECLKVLYNLQPREVVSKYGVWVFRSFKGLMIKFKETIKNAEIDLAVCGDPVFINYIKDDIEDARRRGVNIYIIVYEVPGLHIDEKKLPRISKIKKAVSGDLLVVADSKIAILAQRRFGPSVEPDYGLTIEEPVLVDYLLHDFFNRWLRSKVIRDKPLSLPTKYTIFRLALHEADRILKAGRKIYGVFQGRWVEKSEEGVVEGIILDSVIDLATGLSYFVIDADGRKIRIGGPDAIVEDFAASKVELKEVLNNG
- a CDS encoding carbohydrate ABC transporter substrate-binding protein — translated: MPISKKILVLALVIVILIVGVAAFFFLQQQAQPAKIVWASTQLNPPKERTFVEDPLLKDFKDETGIEVEFVPISYSDLATRLEAEIASGKVTISLVGELHGGLDLFASKGLLEDLTKYGTLSGRTFPPVLEQYSKVHGIKAYVPWMTATYVMVVNKKAFDYLPEGLTKEDVMSASDKWTYDALLAWAKNMYEQTGEKKLGFPVGPKGLWHRFLHGYLYPSFTGAQVKNFDSPEAVEMWEYLKELWEYVNPSSTTWDAMAEPLLKEEVLIAWDHTARIKDAITTKPDQFIVVPVPRGPKGRGFILVVAGLAIPKDAPNADAAWKLIDYLTTPEVQVKILENVGFFPSTNEAVGAVPSGPLKVMAEGVNKQVGASDAVLAMIPSLGPKGGDFTRIYRSAFERIVLNNEDIQTVISELGPQLMALFEEVGAPLPPPDS
- a CDS encoding sugar ABC transporter permease yields the protein MKNNKTFLFFSSKIIPYILLLPTILYLLIFIGYPLIQAVIMAFQDPKTGAFSLVNFNTLFEDFNFWQAIKYTFLLAAIIIPLQVLFALGVSLLLYTKFKGSNYVLYFFIIPLTISDVAASLIWYNILSGSGYLNKILITLGLIDKPIHFFGYAYRNMEIVAIVITEIWRATAIVFVVLFAGLQMIGKDYIEAAEVFGASTLQKVRHVILPMLKPSLQTALIIRTLFALQVFAVVWILAGRDIPVLAGEAYYWQVEIRNPNVAAAYALFIAFFSILLGYIYLKMFKTRYLEAGTG
- a CDS encoding carbohydrate ABC transporter permease: MSRVAPGEKTLILKKLVIYALAVIVSSWILVPLALIFISAFAVPEEYYDLTRIIPTSFTLENVNALLFVLKEWKATLNSIIVALLTIAISFALGLPAGYALARYIFPGKDMFKLLIISLRMFPFMIMAIPLTILYLNLGLSDTLLGVAIAHTSLALPFVVLITSSIFVSVPVEYEEAGMIFGLTRFETFFRITLPLILPGLAAAAIFTFVMSWNEVFVASVLTLVNRTLPADILVSVLAAPDPYKFAAGFIMVLPAMIFVFIARKYLVAMWGITLR
- a CDS encoding ABC transporter ATP-binding protein translates to MVEVKLVDLTKRFGKVVAVDHINLTIHDGEFLVFLGPSGCGKTTTLRCIAGLEIPEEGHVYFGEEDVTFLPPRERNISMVFQSYAVWPHMTVFDNIAFPLKIKKYPEKDIKKRIEWAANLLRISELLDRYPHQLSGGQRQRVAVARAIVVEPRVLLMDEPLSNLDALLRVLMRSELKKLQKRIKVTTIYVTHDQVEAMTMADRVAVMNEGRLMQVGTPEEIYNKPGNLFVAGFIGSPRMNFFEATFTGEALDAGDFKVNILPEYRAMLEKYEGKSLTVGIRPEHVYIPERSPTGVPQQELEGVVDFVEPLGSDTIIHVKIGNKLLLAKIPGTVKVDYGSRIKILVDLTQLHVFEKEATKAIF